One genomic segment of Musa acuminata AAA Group cultivar baxijiao chromosome BXJ3-3, Cavendish_Baxijiao_AAA, whole genome shotgun sequence includes these proteins:
- the LOC103978245 gene encoding iron-sulfur cluster assembly SufBD family protein ycf24: protein MASSASSSLFSPLSPLQTPSRSERGTLSDLRLGFRRTRFFRNSRTLIPTPSSQRNSLPDSIRAVQTDRTPSRPSNEGGGKEDADPIERFLKRDYSQWGFVSDIESVSIPKGLNDGTIRLISAKKGEPEWMLQFRLRAFRRFQSMREPQWSDNCYPPIDLQSICYYSEPKRKPKLGSLDEVDPKLLETFDRLGIPLNEQKRLANVAVDAVIDSTSIATTHRAALAEKGVIFCSISEAIREYPELVRRYLGEVVPPGDNYYAALNSAVFSDGSFCYIPKDTVCPMEISTYFRINDRETGQFERTLIIGDERSYVSYLEGCTAPSYDKNQLHAAVVELYCHEGAEIKYSTVQNWYAGDEEGNGGIYNFVTKRGLCQGKGSKISWTQVETGSAITWKYPSVILRGDDSMGEFYSVALTKDFQQADTGTKMIHQGKNTRSRIVSKGISAGKSTNCYRGLVKVQPDAENSRNFSQCDSMLIGDTAGANTYPYIEVKNPTARVEHEASTSKIGEDQLFYFQQRGIDHEKAVAAMIGGFCRDVFNKLPLEFASEVNALMNLKLEGSVG from the exons ATGgcttcctccgcctcctcctccctcttctcgcctctctctcctctccaaacTCCATCTCGATCCGAGCGTGGCACTCTCTCGGATCTTCGCTTAGGGTTTCGTCGCACCCGCTTTTTCCGCAATTCGAGAACCCTAATCCCGACACCGTCATCCCAAAGGAATTCCCTCCCCGATTCGATCCGCGCCGTTCAAACCGACCGCACGCCCAGCCGTCCCTCCAACGAAGGCGGCGGAAAGGAGGACGCCGATCCCATTGAGCGATTCCTGAAGCGAGACTACTCGCAGTGGGGCTTCGTCTCCGACATCGAGTCCGTCTCCATCCCCAAGGGCCTCAACGACGGCACCATTCGCCTCATCTCCGCCAAGAAGGGCGAGCCCGAATGGATGCTTCAGTTCCGCCTCCGCGCCTTCCGCCGTTTTCAGTCCATGCGCGAGCCGCAGTGGTCCGACAATTGCTACCCGCCCATCGACCTCCAGTCCATCTGCTACTACTCTGAGCCCAAGCGGAAGCCCAAGCTCGGCAGCCTCGATGAGGTCGATCCCAAGCTCCTCGAGACGTTTGATCGCCTAGGCATCCCTCTCAACGAGCAGAAGCGCCTCGCCAACGTTGCCGTCGATGCCGTCATCGATTCCACATCTATCGCCACCACGCACCGTGCCGCCCTCGCTGAGAAAGGTGTCATCTTTTGTTCCATCTCCGAAGCCATCAGGGAGTACCCGGAGCTTGTCCGCCGGTACCTGGGGGAGGTCGTCCCTCCCGGGGATAACTACTACGCGGCCCTCAACTCTGCCGTCTTCAGCGATGGGTCCTTCTGCTACATCCCCAAGGACACTGTGTGCCCCATGGAGATCTCCACGTACTTCAGGATTAACGATCGGGAGACGGGACAATTCGAGAGGACGTTGATTATCGGTGATGAACGGAGCTACGTAAGCTATCTGGAAGGCTGCACGGCACCGTCATATGATAAGAACCAGCTACATGCCGCGGTGGTGGAGCTGTACTGTCATGAGGGAGCTGAGATCAAGTACTCCACGGTGCAGAACTGGTACGCTGGTGATGAGGAAGGCAACGGTGGGATCTACAATTTCGTCACAAAGAGGGGGCTTTGTCAAGGTAAAGGGTCGAAAATTTCATGGACACAGGTAGAAACTGGCTCCGCAATCACATGGAAGTACCCCAGTGTAATTTTGAGGGGGGATGACTCGATGGGTGAGTTTTACTCGGTGGCACTGACTAAAGATTTCCAGCAAGCAGACACCGGAACAAAGATGATCCATCAGGGGAAGAATACAAGGAGTCGGATTGTCTCCAAGGGCATCTCTGCTGGGAAGTCTACGAATTGTTACCGAGGGCTTGTTAAAGTCCAGCCTGATGCAGAAAATTCTCGGAACTTCTCACAATGTGATTCTATGCTGATCGGTGACACAGCGGGTGCAAACACATATCCCTACATAGAG GTAAAGAACCCTACAGCTCGTGTGGAGCATGAAGCAAGCACTTCTaagataggtgaagatcaactctTCTATTTTCAGCAGAGGGGGATCGATCATGAAAAGGCTGTAGCTGCAATGATTGGTGGATTCTGCAGGGATGTTTTCAACAAGCTCCCACTGGAGTTTGCCTCCGAAGTGAATGCACTCATGAACTTGAAACTGGAGGGGTCTGTCGGGTAA
- the LOC135633368 gene encoding dof zinc finger protein DOF1.4-like has translation MGERLNCAQGVNMVNGRNQQQEKPTHEATAAAALRCPRCDSANTKFCYYNNYSKLQPRHYCRACRRHWTEGGTLRNVPVGGSRKKKRPRTARTAADGTADDHGNGSAISSNYKIPESEDSHSSSGFTDTSDQVILPRPTPSLPTSQHEDSHGTGEISMVESWAMSDPPFPTEYHGAAPEEPDILGSYHETGHPFSSFSSPSCSSSLYDYAGQYHFPADEGLFAMEISTTNPPASNLSHWDDIIDLVNLELKPPASDRVDHTLSY, from the exons ATGGGAGAGCGCTTGAACTGCGCACAG GGAGTGAATATGGTTAACGGGAGAAACCAGCAGCAGGAGAAACCGACGCATGAGGCGACGGCCGCAGCGGCGCTTAGATGCCCGCGCTGCGACTCCgccaacaccaagttctgctactacaacaactacagcaAGCTGCAGCCGCGGCACTACTGCCGGGCTTGTCGCAGGCATTGGACCGAAGGCGGCACGCTCCGCAACGTGCCCGTCGGCGGCAGCCGCAAGAAGAAGCGCCCCCGGACCGCTCGAACCGCAGCCGATGGTACAGCAGACGATCACGGAAACGGAAGCGCCATCAGCAGCAACTACAAGATACCAGAGTCGGAGGACAGCCATAGCAGCAGCGGTTTCACCGACACATCCGACCAGGTGATCCTCCCTCGGCCAACACCGTCGTTGCCAACATCACAGCACGAGGACAGTCATGGCACTGGCGAAATAAGCATGGTGGAGTCATGGGCGATGTCCGATCCTCCATTCCCGACGGAGTATCATGGCGCTGCTCCTGAAGAGCCGGACATCTTGGGCTCTTATCACGAGACCGGCCACCCCTTCTCTTCATTCTCTTCGCCATCCTGTTCATCTTCCTTGTACGATTACGCAGGGCAGTACCACTTTCCTGCTGATGAAGGCCTCTTTGCAATGGAGATCTCGACAACGAACCCACCGGCGAGCAACCTGAGCCACTGGGACGACATCATCGACCTCGTCAACCTCGAACTCAAGCCGCCAGCATCCGACCGCGTCGATCACACTTTGAGTTACTGA
- the LOC103978246 gene encoding uncharacterized protein LOC103978246, with protein MAVNWKKRSNLQSFLTHTTPMVPAYPLPKTCLRDLNWQLILRGKMEYFSLGDLWDQYREWSVYGVGVPIILDNCQRVVQYYVPYLSAIQIYTNKSLAPHRIFLEESERESSSDDSESEKLSRSSDAVSEDSILDQDSSWSTREILGQLYLQYIEYGSPYGRIPLMDKVNELAQNYPGLTSFKSVDISPASWMSVAWYPIYQIPNCRHVKDLSACFLTYHTISASFQDNNVPEDMMDSFHITESNARKQKRWGNCISLFPFGLATYKLQGGLWRNPETSDDEMINSLYSAAYSWLKQLGVDHHDFDFFTTH; from the exons ATGGCGGTTAACTGGAAAAAGCGCTCCAATCTGCAGTCTTTCCTCACTCACACAACGCCGATGGTTCCCGCTTACCCTCTTCCAAAG ACATGTCTGCGAGATTTAAACTGGCAACTGATCTTACGGGGCAAGATGGAGTATTTCAGTCTTGGAGACCTTTGGGATCAATATAGAGAGTGGAGTGTCTATGGGGTTGGAGTTCCAATTATTCTTGACAACTGTCAAAGGGTAGTGCAATACTATGTGCCGTACCTCTCTGCCATCCAAATTTACACTAACAAATCTCTTGCTCCGCATAG GATATTTCTGGAAGAGAGTGAAAGGGAATCCTCCAGTGATGATAGTGAGAGTGAAAAGTTGTCCAGGTCATCGGATGCTGTGTCAGAAGACTCTATCCTTGACCAGGATAGTTCATGGTCAACAAGagaaatcctggggcaattgtacTTGCAGTATATAGAGTATGGTTCTCCTTATGGAAGGATACCACTCATGGACAAG GTAAATGAACTAGCACAGAATTATCCTGGTTTGACATCATTCAAGAGTGTGGACATCTCACCAGCTAGCTGGATGTCGGTTGCCTG GTACCCTATTTACCAGATTCCAAATTGTAGACATGTAAAGGATTTGTCTGCATGCTTTCTGACTTATCATACTATCTCTGCATCATTCCAAG ACAATAATGTACCTGAGGACATGATGGACTCATTTCATATAACTGAGAGCAATGCACGGAAGCAAAAGAGATGGGGCAACTGTATTTCTCTTTTTCCCTTTGGACTAGCCACATACAAGTTACAGGGGGGCCTCTGGAGAAACCCTGAAACTTCAGATGATGAAATGATCAACTCCCTTTATAGTGCAGCATACTCTTGGCTGAAGCAGCTTGGAGTTGACCATCATGACTTTGACTTCTTCACCACTCACTAA
- the LOC135633367 gene encoding E3 ubiquitin-protein ligase HAKAI homolog isoform X2 gives MLQIRLSKGSAGDGGGAAAKPPPPADTVTVACPDHLVIADLPVAKSLGAVTSSAAAVRTVGRRSRRNLGERVHFCVRCDFPIALYGRLVPCEHAFCLTCARSDASCYLCDERIQKIQSIKMMEGIFICAAPHCLKSFLKKSEFESHIHETHPNLLQSNPKKEGSTEEEARASSTDTHKQSFLQETSTARAPPKSGFSPGTNSQQQDRDERAYRHQSSDHPPSMVPPNLKPVPFQSPHQRQPGDVQADNNPPQGFDNPNSWINQPQSFMSQSGHPNQQVSDQLLSEKHAGNPSQSSFSDYPPLQPPLPPNYQLPLNANQAVVPPATFNYPLSAEGSQQYYSAPYEIPRPELMPAGGPAQGSVLGYSPAPAGIASFAGSVPRPWGAGQMVVPLDRPFMLTQGLPEAYMNLTDSQGRIQSLQGDGSQLAGGWLLNHSQIGQESQLQGVSAVNSDNKGVLAQLPQPVALQASLPPPPPPPLPLPMSQQLNAGNFSSFCTANQEGQRYG, from the exons ATGCTGCAGATCCGACTGAGCAAGGGATCGGCGGGGGACGGAGGCGGAGCGGCGGCGAAGCCTCCCCCGCCGGCGGACACGGTGACGGTCGCTTGCCCCGACCACCTCGTCATCGCCGACCTCCCCGTGGCCAAGAGCCTCGGCGCGGtcacctcctccgccgccgccgtccGGACCGTCGGCCGCCGCTCCCGGCGCAACCTCGGCGAGCGGGTCCACTTCTGCGTTCGTTGTGACTTCCCGATCGCTCTGTACGGCCGCCTG gTGCCCTGTGAACATGCTTTCTGTTTGACATGTGCAAGAAGTGATGCTAGCTGCTACCT CTGCGATGAACGTATCCAGAAGATCCAATCTATTAAAATGATGGAGGGCATTTTTATATGTGCAGCTCCCCATTGTCTTAAGTCATTTCTTAAAAAATCAGAGTTCGAATCTCATATCCATGAAACTCATCCCAATCTTCTTCAATCCAATCCCAAGAAGGAAGGTAGCACTGAGGAGGAGGCTAGAGCCTCATCTACAGACACTCATAAGCAATCATTTCTGCAAGAGACATCCACTGCACGTGCTCCTCCAAAGTCAGGCTTCTCGCCCGGGACAAATTCCCAGCAACAGGATCGTGATGAAAGGGCTTATCGTCATCAGTCTAGTGATCATCCACCCTCCATGGTGCCACCTAATTTGAAGCCAGTGCCATTTCAGAGCCCCCACCAGCGCCAGCCAGGTGATGTGCAGGCAGACAATAACCCACCTCAAGGCTTTGACAATCCCAACAGCTGGATCAATCAACCCCAAAGCTTTATGAGCCAGTCTGGTCATCCGAATCAGCAAGTCTCTGACCAGTTGCTCTCTGAGAAACACGCAGGGAATCCTTCACAATCTTCATTCTCAGATTACCCACCACTGCAGCCACCTTTGCCACCGAACTATCAATTACCTCTGAATGCCAACCAGGCCGTAGTTCCCCCTGCAACATTTAACTATCCTCTTTCTGCAGAAGGCTCTCAGCAATATTACAGTGCTCCCTATGAAATTCCACGCCCAGAACTGATGCCAGCAGGTGGGCCAGCACAGGGGTCAGTATTGGGATATTCTCCTGCTCCAGCAGGGATAGCAAGTTTTGCAGGCAGTGTTCCACGCCCATGGGGCGCTGGCCAGATGGTTGTACCCTTGGACCGACCCTTCATGTTAACTCAAGGGCTTCCAGAAGCATACATGAATCTGACTGATTCTCAGGGAAGAATTCAGTCCTTGCAAGGTGATGGCAGTCAGCTTGCTGGAGGATGGCTGCTGAATCATTCTCAAATTGGTCAGGAATCACAGCTCCAGGGTGTTTCAGCTGTTAATAGTGATAACAAGGGTGTTTTGGCTCAGCTGCCACAGCCAGTAGCATTGCAAGCGTCACTTCCaccgccacctccacctccactgcCTCTGCCCATGTCTCAGCAGCTTAATGCAGGAAATTTCTCCAGTTTCTGCACTGCAAACCAAGAGGGCCAGCGCTATGGTTAG
- the LOC103978273 gene encoding probable pectate lyase 4 encodes MVSTHLPTSLCKYLALFFFLLLLFPFLVDARAPGRMNAIDHCWRRDPKWAANRQRLAVCSVGFSGKMNQNRGRDLTTYLVIDPSDDPVNPRPGTLRYGATLLPGKVWITFSKDMQIKLVRPLVVKSFTTIDGRGADVHIAYGAGFLLYEVESVIIHGLQFHHIRSKPPGPVMEPEGELTHMAGVDGDAIRLVAASKVWIDHNTLYACEDGLLDVTRGSTGITVSNNWFRDHDKVMLLGHDDDYLEDRRMSVTVAFNRFGPNCQQRMPRIRHGYAHLANNLYDGWGEYAIGGTMNPSVRSEGNLFIASGSSNKKVTLRMVGEGGGTSWNWQSVNDAFLNGAFFRQAGSPVAAPRYNRRQVFPVARPADVRSLTSNAGALRCRTGRRC; translated from the exons ATGGTTTCGACTCACCTCCCCACCAGCCTGTGCAAGTACCTCGCCctgttcttcttcctcctcctcctcttccccttccTTGTCGATGCCCGCGCCCCAGGACGCATGAATGCAATCGACCATTGCTGGCGCCGCGACCCGAAGTGGGCGGCGAACCGGCAGCGACTCGCCGTTTGTTCCGTGGGATTCTCCGGCAAGATGAACCAGAACAGGGGCCGCGACTTGACGACTTACCTCGTCATCGATCCCAGCGATGATCCGGTGAACCCTCGGCCTGGGACATTGCGGTACGGCGCTACGCTGCTCCCGGGGAAGGTGTGGATCACGTTCAGCAAGGACATGCAGATCAAGCTCGTCCGACCTCTCGTCGTGAAGAGCTTCACCACTATTGACGGCCGCGGCGCCGACGTCCACATCGCCTACGGCGCCGGCTTCTTGCTTTACGAG GTTGAGAGTGTGATCATCCACGGGCTGCAGTTCCACCACATCCGCTCCAAACCCCCGGGACCGGTCATGGAACCGGAGGGAGAGCTCACGCACATGGCAGGCGTGGACGGCGACGCCATCAGACTCGTCGCCGCCTCGAAGGTCTGGATCGATCACAACACACTGTATGCATGCGAGGACGGGCTCCTCGACGTGACCCGCGGTTCCACGGGGATCACCGTCTCCAACAACTGGTTCAGGGACCATGACAAGGTGATGCTCCTGGGACACGACGACGACTACCTCGAGGACAGGCGGATGAGCGTGACCGTCGCGTTCAACCGCTTCGGTCCCAACTGCCAACAGCGCATGCCGAG GATAAGGCACGGGTATGCACACCTGGCGAACAATCTGTACGACGGGTGGGGGGAGTACGCCATCGGCGGCACCATGAATCCTAGCGTTAGGAGCGAAGGGAACCTGTTCATAGCATCGGGCTCAAGCAATAAGAAGGTCACGCTGCGAATGGTCGGGGAAGGCGGAGGCACTTCCTGGAATTGGCAATCGGTGAATGATGCCTTCCTCAATGGAGCATTCTTCCGGCAGGCAGGATCACCTGTGGCCGCTCCGAGGTACAATAGGCGCCAGGTGTTCCCTGTAGCGAGGCCCGCCGACGTGAGGTCATTGACGAGCAATGCCGGTGCTCTCCGCTGCCGCACCGGACGCAGATGCTAA
- the LOC135633367 gene encoding E3 ubiquitin-protein ligase HAKAI homolog isoform X1 has product MLQIRLSKGSAGDGGGAAAKPPPPADTVTVACPDHLVIADLPVAKSLGAVTSSAAAVRTVGRRSRRNLGERVHFCVRCDFPIALYGRLVPCEHAFCLTCARSDASCYLVFCSCDERIQKIQSIKMMEGIFICAAPHCLKSFLKKSEFESHIHETHPNLLQSNPKKEGSTEEEARASSTDTHKQSFLQETSTARAPPKSGFSPGTNSQQQDRDERAYRHQSSDHPPSMVPPNLKPVPFQSPHQRQPGDVQADNNPPQGFDNPNSWINQPQSFMSQSGHPNQQVSDQLLSEKHAGNPSQSSFSDYPPLQPPLPPNYQLPLNANQAVVPPATFNYPLSAEGSQQYYSAPYEIPRPELMPAGGPAQGSVLGYSPAPAGIASFAGSVPRPWGAGQMVVPLDRPFMLTQGLPEAYMNLTDSQGRIQSLQGDGSQLAGGWLLNHSQIGQESQLQGVSAVNSDNKGVLAQLPQPVALQASLPPPPPPPLPLPMSQQLNAGNFSSFCTANQEGQRYG; this is encoded by the exons ATGCTGCAGATCCGACTGAGCAAGGGATCGGCGGGGGACGGAGGCGGAGCGGCGGCGAAGCCTCCCCCGCCGGCGGACACGGTGACGGTCGCTTGCCCCGACCACCTCGTCATCGCCGACCTCCCCGTGGCCAAGAGCCTCGGCGCGGtcacctcctccgccgccgccgtccGGACCGTCGGCCGCCGCTCCCGGCGCAACCTCGGCGAGCGGGTCCACTTCTGCGTTCGTTGTGACTTCCCGATCGCTCTGTACGGCCGCCTG gTGCCCTGTGAACATGCTTTCTGTTTGACATGTGCAAGAAGTGATGCTAGCTGCTACCT TGTCTTTTGCAGCTGCGATGAACGTATCCAGAAGATCCAATCTATTAAAATGATGGAGGGCATTTTTATATGTGCAGCTCCCCATTGTCTTAAGTCATTTCTTAAAAAATCAGAGTTCGAATCTCATATCCATGAAACTCATCCCAATCTTCTTCAATCCAATCCCAAGAAGGAAGGTAGCACTGAGGAGGAGGCTAGAGCCTCATCTACAGACACTCATAAGCAATCATTTCTGCAAGAGACATCCACTGCACGTGCTCCTCCAAAGTCAGGCTTCTCGCCCGGGACAAATTCCCAGCAACAGGATCGTGATGAAAGGGCTTATCGTCATCAGTCTAGTGATCATCCACCCTCCATGGTGCCACCTAATTTGAAGCCAGTGCCATTTCAGAGCCCCCACCAGCGCCAGCCAGGTGATGTGCAGGCAGACAATAACCCACCTCAAGGCTTTGACAATCCCAACAGCTGGATCAATCAACCCCAAAGCTTTATGAGCCAGTCTGGTCATCCGAATCAGCAAGTCTCTGACCAGTTGCTCTCTGAGAAACACGCAGGGAATCCTTCACAATCTTCATTCTCAGATTACCCACCACTGCAGCCACCTTTGCCACCGAACTATCAATTACCTCTGAATGCCAACCAGGCCGTAGTTCCCCCTGCAACATTTAACTATCCTCTTTCTGCAGAAGGCTCTCAGCAATATTACAGTGCTCCCTATGAAATTCCACGCCCAGAACTGATGCCAGCAGGTGGGCCAGCACAGGGGTCAGTATTGGGATATTCTCCTGCTCCAGCAGGGATAGCAAGTTTTGCAGGCAGTGTTCCACGCCCATGGGGCGCTGGCCAGATGGTTGTACCCTTGGACCGACCCTTCATGTTAACTCAAGGGCTTCCAGAAGCATACATGAATCTGACTGATTCTCAGGGAAGAATTCAGTCCTTGCAAGGTGATGGCAGTCAGCTTGCTGGAGGATGGCTGCTGAATCATTCTCAAATTGGTCAGGAATCACAGCTCCAGGGTGTTTCAGCTGTTAATAGTGATAACAAGGGTGTTTTGGCTCAGCTGCCACAGCCAGTAGCATTGCAAGCGTCACTTCCaccgccacctccacctccactgcCTCTGCCCATGTCTCAGCAGCTTAATGCAGGAAATTTCTCCAGTTTCTGCACTGCAAACCAAGAGGGCCAGCGCTATGGTTAG